In Aeromicrobium wangtongii, the DNA window CGACCGATCTCACCAGCGCACGGCGCACCGAGACGTCGCCGGCCTCCCCGGCCGCGTCGACGTCGATCGTCCACACCGCCGCGGACCGCACCTGCCCGGCCAGCAGGCTCAGGGCACCCTCGGACAGCTCGGCCGGATGCAGCGGGACGCGTCCGTCCGGCAGGTAGATCGTCTGACCGCGCTGCCGGGCCTCGACGTCCACGGCGCCACCTGGCGGTATCGCCGTGCCCAGGTCGGCGATCGCGTAGTGGACCCGGAACCCGTCGCCGACCCGCTCGAGGAACATCGCCTGGTCCAGGTCGCGGGCGCCCGGCGGGTCGATCGTCACGAACGGGATCGACGTGGCGTCCTCCACGTCCGGATCGTGCACGAGCACGCGTGCGGCGATGGCACGGGCCTCGGCCAGGACGTCGTCCGGGAACCGGTCGCTCTCACCCGGCGGGGGCAGCTCGAGCTCGGCACGCAGGGCGGCGAAGTCATGGGGCACCTTCGAAACGTACAACGCCCGCCCCGGAGAACCGGGGCGGGCGTTGCCGATGAGTGCAGGTCAGTGGTTGTGACCGGCGTGCGCGTCGTCGGCCTCTACGGCCGGCTTCTCGACGATCAGCGTCTCGGTCGTCAGCAGCATCGCGGTGATCGACGCGGCGTTGGCGAGCGCGGAACGCGTCACCTTCACCGGGTCGAGGACACCCTGCTCGACCAGGTCGCCGTACTCACCGGTGGCCGCGTTGTAGCCCTTGCCGGACTCGCGGACCTTGTTGACGACGACCTCGCCGGAGACGCCGCCGTTGCGGGCGATCCACTCCAGCGGGGCGTCGGCGCCGATGCGCACGATGCGGACACCGACGGCCTCGTCACCGGTCAGGCCCAGGTTGTCGTCCAGGACCGAAACGGCGTGGACGAGGGCGGAGCCGCCGCCGGCGACGATGCCCTCCTCGATGGCCGCGCGGGTCGCCGAGACGGCGTCCTCGATGCGGTGCTTCTTCTCCTTGAGCTCGACCTCGGTGGCCGCGCCGACCTGGATGACGCAGACGCCGCCGGCCAGCTTGGCCAGACGCTCCTGGAGCTTCTCGCGGTCCCAGTCCGAGTCGGTGTTCTCGATCTCGGCCTTGATCTGGCTGACCCGACCGTCGACGCCGGCCTTGTCGCCGCCGCCCTCGATGATCGTGGTGTCGTCCTTGGTGATGACGATGCGACGGGCGGTGCCCAGCGCCTCCAGACCGATCGTGTCGAGCTTGAGACCCACATCGGGGGTCACGACCTCGGCGCCGGTCAGGATCGCGATGTCCTGCAGCATCGCCTTGCGGCGGTCGCCGAAGGCGGGAGCCTTGACCGCGGCCGAGGTGAACGTGCCCTTGATCTTGTTGACGACCAGGGTCGAGAGCGCCTCGCCCTCGACGTCCTCGGCGATGATGAACAGCGGCTTGCCGGCCTGGACGACCTTCTCCAGGATCGGGAGCAGATCGCTGACCGAGGAGATCTTGCCCTGGTTGACCAGGATGTAGGGATCGTCCAGGACGACCTCCATGCGCTCGGTGTCGGTCACCATGTACGGCGACAGGTAGCCCTTGTCGAACTGCATGCCCTCGGTGAACTCCAGCTCGGTGCCCATGGTGTTGGACTCCTCGACGGTGATCACGCCGTCCTTGCCGACCTTGTCGAAGGCCTCGGCGATGAGCTCGCCGATGTGCGCGTCACGCGACGACACGGTGGCGACGTCGGTCATGTCCTTGATGTCGTCGACATCGCGGGCGACGGTGTGCAGCTGCTCGACGACGGCCTTGACGGCAGCCTCGATGCCCTTCTTGAGGCCGACCGGGTTGGCGCCGGCGGCGACGGCGCGCAGGCCCTCGTGGACCATGGCCTGGGCCAGGACGGTCGCGGTCGTCGTGCCGTCACCGGCGACGTCGTTGGTCTTGGTGGCAACTTCCTTGGCCAGCTGGGCGCCGAGGTTCTCGAACGGGTCGTCGAGCTCGATCTCACGGGCGACGGTCACGCCGTCGTTGGTGATGGTGGGCGCGCCCCACTTCTTGTCGAGGACCACGTAGCGACCCTTGGGGCCGAGGGTCACCTTGACGGTGTTGGCGAGCTTGTCGACGCCACGCTCGAGAGAGCGGCGGGCGTTCTCGTCAAATTCGAGAATCTTGGGCATATGAGCCTCTTTCAAAAACGATGGGTGCAACGGGGTGCGCTGGACAGACGTCCAGGCGGTGTGTCCGAAAACGTGAGAGACCCCGGCGCCCCGCTGGGGCGCCGGGGCGTCAGATCACGAAACGACAGCGAGAACGTCGCGCGCGGAGAGGATGAGGTACTCCTCGCCCGCGTACTTGACCTCGGTGCCGCCGTACTTGCTGAAGATGACCTTGTCGCCCTCGGCGACGTCCAGCGGGACGCGGTTGCCGTTGTCATCGACCCGACCGGGGCCGACCGAGACGACGATGCCTTCCTGCGGCTTCTCCTTGGCGGTGTCCGGGATGACGAGTCCGGATGCAGTGGTCTGCTCTGCTTCGACGACCTGGATGACCAGGCGGTCTTCGAGCGGCTTGATGGTGACCGACACGTGTCGACCTCCCCTTTCAACGGTGAAACGTTGGACGTTGGTGAGGACGCCGTCGCGGGGGTCGTTCTCACCGGTGAATTGGCACTCTCATGGTGGGAGTGCCAGTACCAAAGTTAGCACTCTCACGAGGCGACTGCTACCGGCTCCTGGCCACGTTCTGCGATCTCTTTCAGGAGGCGCTCGATGATGCGCTGGATTGCAGCGTCGATCACCGGTTCGTCCACGTCGTCGATGCCCTCCAGATGGCCGACGATCCACGTCTTGGCGAACGCACCGAGCTCGTGCATGGCCTCGGTGCCCCTCGGCGTCATCGTGAGATCGGCCAGCGAACCGGCCAGGTGCCCCGAGTGCAGCAGGCTCTGGAACGTCGGCTGCAGGACGATCGCCGGCACCCGGTGCGCTTGCGCGACATCGCCCAGGCTGGCCGGATGGCCCGCCCGGGCACGCCCGTGCACCTCCAGCAGGGCCCAGGTCCGGCCCTCGTCGAGCCCCAGGTCGGCGTCCTGCATGATCTGGAGCAGCGGGCGGCCGTGGTCGGCGTACACCAGCCGCGCGATGCGCGTGGCCAACCGGTCCTCGGCGCTCGCGGAGTCCGGCATCGCGAAACCCTCCCCCAGATCGGCCGCACCGGGCTTGACGCTTCCGTGCAGCGTGACCTGCGGGATCAACAGGGCGATCAGGAGTCCCAGCAGCGCCACGGGCGCCGCCCACACGAAGACGTGGTCGAGCGACTCGGCATAGGCATGGACGACCGGCTGGATCGTCTGGTCCGGGAGCTTGTGCAGCGCCGACGGCGTGGACGCGTCCTGGGGTGTCACCGCTCCCTTGGTCGCCGCGATCGCCTCGGGCAGGCGGCCGGACAAGAAGTTGGAGTACAGCGAGCCGAACACCGCTGCGCCGAACGCACCCCCCAAGGTGCGGAAGAAGGTGACCGCGGAGGTCGCGACGCCGAGGTCGCGGTAGTCGACGGTGTTCTGCACGATGATGGTCAGTACCTGCATCGATGCCCCGATGCCGAGGCCCAGCACGAACATCGACCCGGCCTCCTGGAGCGCCGGGCTGCTCTCGTCGAGCCGGCTGAGCAGCAGCAGGCCGATCGCGATGACCGGGGTCCCGACCACCGGGAAGATCTTGTACCGCCCGGTCTTGCTGACGATGTTGCCCGAGGTGATCGCGGTGAGCATCAGGCCCAGCACCATCGGCAGCATCCGCACGCCGGAGTCCATGGCATTCACGCC includes these proteins:
- a CDS encoding MDR family MFS transporter; amino-acid sequence: MATAMAEQRAPEAHTLTGRARTVAFLTIALGMLLAALDSTVVSTALPTIVGDLGGGDHVSWVVTSYLLAQTVVTAVIGKFGDQFGRKTIFQLSVAMFIIGSALCGMAQGMGWLIGSRALQGLGAGGLTVTATALIADIIPLRDRGRYQGALGAVFGITTVLGPLLGGFFTDNLSWRWVFYINVPLALVVIAVAGRTLPNVRAKGRQVIDYVGIVFITIGSTCLVLATSWGGTTHPWGSPTIIGLFAGGALALGIFVLVELRAIEPILPMRLFKERVFWTCCALSFVVGFAMMGSITFLPTFLQYVDGVNAMDSGVRMLPMVLGLMLTAITSGNIVSKTGRYKIFPVVGTPVIAIGLLLLSRLDESSPALQEAGSMFVLGLGIGASMQVLTIIVQNTVDYRDLGVATSAVTFFRTLGGAFGAAVFGSLYSNFLSGRLPEAIAATKGAVTPQDASTPSALHKLPDQTIQPVVHAYAESLDHVFVWAAPVALLGLLIALLIPQVTLHGSVKPGAADLGEGFAMPDSASAEDRLATRIARLVYADHGRPLLQIMQDADLGLDEGRTWALLEVHGRARAGHPASLGDVAQAHRVPAIVLQPTFQSLLHSGHLAGSLADLTMTPRGTEAMHELGAFAKTWIVGHLEGIDDVDEPVIDAAIQRIIERLLKEIAERGQEPVAVAS
- the groL gene encoding chaperonin GroEL (60 kDa chaperone family; promotes refolding of misfolded polypeptides especially under stressful conditions; forms two stacked rings of heptamers to form a barrel-shaped 14mer; ends can be capped by GroES; misfolded proteins enter the barrel where they are refolded when GroES binds) translates to MPKILEFDENARRSLERGVDKLANTVKVTLGPKGRYVVLDKKWGAPTITNDGVTVAREIELDDPFENLGAQLAKEVATKTNDVAGDGTTTATVLAQAMVHEGLRAVAAGANPVGLKKGIEAAVKAVVEQLHTVARDVDDIKDMTDVATVSSRDAHIGELIAEAFDKVGKDGVITVEESNTMGTELEFTEGMQFDKGYLSPYMVTDTERMEVVLDDPYILVNQGKISSVSDLLPILEKVVQAGKPLFIIAEDVEGEALSTLVVNKIKGTFTSAAVKAPAFGDRRKAMLQDIAILTGAEVVTPDVGLKLDTIGLEALGTARRIVITKDDTTIIEGGGDKAGVDGRVSQIKAEIENTDSDWDREKLQERLAKLAGGVCVIQVGAATEVELKEKKHRIEDAVSATRAAIEEGIVAGGGSALVHAVSVLDDNLGLTGDEAVGVRIVRIGADAPLEWIARNGGVSGEVVVNKVRESGKGYNAATGEYGDLVEQGVLDPVKVTRSALANAASITAMLLTTETLIVEKPAVEADDAHAGHNH
- the groES gene encoding co-chaperone GroES; the protein is MSVTIKPLEDRLVIQVVEAEQTTASGLVIPDTAKEKPQEGIVVSVGPGRVDDNGNRVPLDVAEGDKVIFSKYGGTEVKYAGEEYLILSARDVLAVVS